The nucleotide window agaaacagttACTACATTTGATAAAAAATCTACCTAAAACTAGTAAAATTATCTGTCCATGCAGCAAGTAAATTTTACTTGATAAGAAATCTtgaaataagatttttaaatcAAGAAATAAGTCATCCTAATTGAGTATTTAAAAGAGGCAAAAATAAGCTgaaaaatgctgatttttagataaaaatacTTGCAATCAAGCTTAATACATCCAAATAGTAAGTGAAATATACTaaatgtaagtgtttttttaatgttcataaAGTAATGCATTAGAAcaagacaatattttaagtaaaattactCAGTAATAGTGCAATAtataaagttacattttgaaACAAGTTGATTCATCTTGAAATAAACCAAAATCCATATTAAGACTAAGCCCAAAAAACTTTAAACCAGTTCTTATTcttagaatatactgtattctaCAGAAATCACAACCTGGACAGCAGTACGATAATAGTCAACATTTATTAAGCTCACTAAACGATATATTGTTGACAATACTACAAAATTAAGCTACTACAAAATACTACTAAAGGCCCAAATGCAAATTACATGGCAATCACACATTGCAATAATAACAGCACAATCAACAAAAGTGCTTAGTTAAACCTTAACATGCTTCAGGTGAAGTGCTGTTTAAGAGCTCTTCTAGCAAATAAACACAGAACATTGCTAGCCAAGTCATGAAGAAAAGCTACACAGAGGTACTATAAAACAAACAACCCCATCTGACCTGATAAAACGCTGCACATTCACCTATTTTCCAAAGAAGGACTTCCATTCAGCTATTGCTCTTTTATATGTGCTAGTGGCATCTTGATTATGGATGGTATCACAGATAACCTCAGTTTGTATGACAGAGAGGAGCGTTGCAACACATTTTGGGTATGTTAAGTGCAAAGTGTAGTAATATGCCATTAACACCAACATTCCTTCCCAAAATTCCTCCAATGGAAGAGTGCTCACTGGTACGTTTCCCACAGCAACAATGGTGGATGTTCCATCAAAAAGCAGCACCGGGGAGGAGAGGGGCCGCTTCTGCAGGTATAACATAGCATCTTCACCGGGCTagaatagaacaaaaaaaaaggataaaatgttgaaggatttaaaaaaaggaagcagcACTGTGCAACCATACTGCTTAAGCAACTAACAACTGAATTGCACTATCAGTTTACAATGCTCTGACTTACTATTGGAACAGAATGaaatacaattattaaaataacagtgaaatttgtttaaaatttctgAACTGTGAGCATGAAATGTAtcgttattttatagtttgcaAAGACTTtattaatcatatttatttttttttatttaacaacctTCTTTTATCTCTGTTAGAGAGACGTTAAAGAAATGTTTGCTGAAggtgttacttaaaaaaaaaaaaattctctactTGTGTCCTGATTGCAATGTAATTTTGTTCTGTAATGACAAAAGAATCTTGAATGAAATCTCTGCTGAACTAAACTTTTAAGCTGCTCCTCTTATGTATGAatatgcacaaaaataaaagtaaatggaATAAATGTTAGTGGCTGTTAAAGTATTAACAACCGCTCTCACCTTAAGGATATGAAGGAGAGCCTCACTGGCATTTCCCAGCCGCTTTGGTGGTGTAGtttgggaaggaaaaagtgatgGAAGAGCATCGAAGAGGGCAATAGTGAATTCCACTATGGACAGATAAATGGCACTTAAAGAAATAGGTTGAACATGATTGATGTATGGATTTGATGCATGGAAAGGCAATTTACCTCCATGCACATCCAAGGGAAGAGGAGGTTTCAAGATTTTCTTCCAAATACCATAGAACTGCACCTTAGAACAAAACTCTGCCCATCTACCCTTCATTTCCTCTATAAATTTGCGGTTGGAGCCACCAACAATGCGACACAGTTCACCCATAACctaagataaaaaatttagcTCAGTTAGTCAACCATTAACTAAACCTAACCTAGGAAAAAAAGGTATTCAAGTTAAGGTAGTTAAACTTACATTTTGAATGTCTTTGAAGCATGGGTATGCCTCAAAGACTTTTGTGGGTCGGTCTTCTTCCCTTGTAACATCTGAATTAATGAAAGCTCGCCTGGCCTCAAATTCAAGGTCCAAAATCTGAGCAACATCGCTTTGGTTGGGTTTTGCATTGGACTTCTTGTACATGTTGCTCAAGGTTTTGTAGTGCCTTGCCTGCATCTTCAGACTGTCATGATCTCATATGGGAAAAAGCAGAAAGTAATTGTAACtgtcaatataaatataataaggcATGGTATTACTAGACtgacaaaaaaatctaagtCTTAAAGACAATGAAATTCTtcaaattactgtttttataattgataattattatcattagtgCTTAGGTTAAATGCATGTTCAACAAGGCTGTACTGAACTGACTCTTTTCTGTGTGTACTTCTTGTTATGTCATGGTCCTGAATGCTCTATGTTAAGTCtttattgaaaataatttagttattattttacaaaggcAGGTTTAAGATACCCACCTGTAAAATTATGGGGAAAATAAAATGTCTCAATTTGTTGTCTTGTCTGTTTATAGCTAACATCTCACGATGGCTGTGACCTAATGGATAAAAATCTTTTAGGTAATTTGATCTACAATACTCATGAGGCATGATGGATGCAACTAGCATGACACAGGATTTAAAAGTCGCAATCTGCAATGAATTATAGCTACTACaagatgtttaaatattttactattgTGTGGTCATCAAGTGTAATACTGTTACTGATGGCCAACTGACAAGATTGTATGAgggcttatatatatatatatatatatatatatatatatatatataaaacaaggtAAGGGGGTTATTATTGTAGATATATGGTGTAACTGATCTGTAAAAGGAGATACAGATACTTTAGCATTTTGAGAAGCAGCTAAGGGTGATGGCAGACTTACCAACAACATCCTCTGGGGGTGCAGTTGGAGAAGGTGGAGCTGTAACAGTCCTGGGTGTGGAGCATCGAGCTGACTTGGATGATGTCAGTGAAGACAGGGTGGTACTGCTTGGCTTTGTTGACACACTGGGGGGTAACTGCAATAGGGGTGATTTCTCTGGggaaaataattgaaaattaaattaagaataGGAAAATAACTAGAAAGTACAGACAAATATCCAATATTGTGCCTAACTTGCAATGTTTCCAAATTTAAAGGCAACTGTggtctctttttgtttttagatgtCTAAAAATTAGTACAACAACAGCACATTTTCAGCACACACCTGCACTCGAATTGTCCTCACTGATGTCATCATTGCTCTCAAGAATTATGGTACAATCACTTGTTTCACCGCTTAGGTCACCGTCTGTCCCAATGTCTGTGTCATCTGAGCTGAAAAGAGTCTTCTTGGCTCTGCCTCGTTGTGGCATGGAACCCTGCCTCTTCCTTGGAGACCTCATGTTTTGCAGTCGCTTGTACAGTTTGGTGTAGATGGTCAGCtgtgataaaattattttttaaataaatggtgTATCTTATTGTTGTCTCACTCAGTTTtggttttttaaatgtgaaaaggaTGACTTACGTATGGCATGTATGCATCAGCATCACGTAACATAGGGTAATACTCAACAATCTTCTGTGACATTGCTCTCATTTCAAGTTTGGAGGGGTAATTTACTTCTTTCCCCATGGGACTAGCTCGGAGGATTGCAACCATGCTGGTAACTGTGTTCCTTATAAGTCTGCAACAGAGCTCCTTTGACATCTTACAGTCCTTTTCCTTTCCATTGCGGAGCAATGCAAAGTACTGACTGCGCACCATATCCAGCTCTGAATCTGTGTACACCACATACTCTGGTGGGTCTGGcattttcatcattttatcAGCAGTGTAGGAAATGGGAGTGGAGGTTTGAGGCTGACATTGTGGCACATCACTAGGAAAGGCTTTTCTCCCACTTCGATGACAAGTGTTGGCATCTTGATCAGTAACACTTGCACACTATAACAGTTGCAGtggataaaaacaaataaaatacagattaggagaaataataatgtcagacaatttgtacagtaatcATTGCATTTGttgtatattgtgtatttacCTTTTGACTGATGAAATCCCAAAGCTTCTTTCTTTTGAGGAAATTTTCAGGGCCAGGAAAAAGATCCTTCAGGTCATCCCGGCTAAAGCTTTTCAAAGCTTCCTCATCAATATTGGCAGCTGTAGATTGGTAAATAGATTGgtaatttaaaattagttttttttttttaactctcaaAGAGTTACCATTTATTTGGCTATATGTTCAAAGCACAAATACATGTtagtctgtttttgtttttttttctcttaaatgtCTGAAAGTTCTCAGTTATCCAAATCATAGTAGTCATTatctgcattaaaataaataaataaataaaaacaaagtcaGCTGGAATTCAAAGAAAGTGTTAGGCCTGCAACCAATGACTATTTTAAAAGTTGAGAGGTCATGGATTGATGAAAGAATCATGATAAATCATATAATACACTACACCATTCCTAAAAACTCTTGCATattgttcatattttttaattcaaccACATCAAGTCAGTAATATAATGCAACTTAACCCATTTGCTCAATTGATGTGCTTAAGTACAGATTTAgacactttatttacattttcttctaCTATACTCAACTACATTGTTGAGGCCAATTTGGTCATTCTAATTCACTACATTTTATATGACAGCTTAGTTTTTGTTGCTGCACTGATTATAGGTTGTAAATATCAAAACCAATTTCTGACTATATGTTTCCATAGTAAGTAATAATTACAGAATACtttgtgttaaaaattaaatgaataaaagactaattaaaacattgttGGAAATTAAATCTGAAAATTACCTGATTTAGAGTCAAGTTATTAAATATAATCCAAAAGTGCAGCGACACAAGTAAATGTAAGtaagtatgtaagtaatactttaATACTGTGGACTACTCTGTCCACAACAAGGTTCCaggtatattttgtgaaaaaaaaaaaaaaaaaaggctgggaCGCAGACTGATTATACTCCAACGAACACTTCAGTATATATACAATCCCGCATTCGAAGTTTCAGAAATAGATGCTTAGGCAATCTTcttacaaaactaaaaaacgTGACTTACCCTGCAATACCGACAATATGGTGTTGTCAAACGTATCCATGCCAAGATTATTGTTCTAGCTTGCTTCCCAAGCCTGGACACACAGtacctggtaaaaaaaaaaaaaaaaaacggagctGGAGTAAGCTAGCAAGCGTTGACCTGCCAGTTGACCATGCTAGttgctaatacccctatctcacctcacctcacctcacctccgcgcagtggccataagtacagtaaatagattcaccgcgagtttttggCGCTGCGAGTACGTTTCAATCTTTCCgcatgaaaaattaaacatttttggcGGCCCTATCGGAAGCTTGCGGACCATGTAGAACTTCGCGGAACGTCGGCGGGAAACcgcggcagctcacggtgcccaacatcgcatctcaccgtgagtcaaaccgcataggtgagataggggtataacaagGTAGCACGTTAGCTAGCCATCACAAAATGCAACTTTCTTAATAGTATCGTGGTCCTAAAATAGTTGTTTTCAAAAAcgtaaattataaataaacttaaagtTACTAACCTTCAACTGTTTGCTATGTTCTCATAAAATCTCTTCGGTACCAGAGCAGGAAATAACTTTTTCTTGTCGCCGGCAAATGAGGTCATCAAGGTCGACATAAATGACACTGCGCAGACgcagaaaatatatattaaaaatatattcttgTTTTGAAAaagctataataaaataaaaagtgattgcctaaaaactaatttaatagcctcattttaaattacttaatataaatatagtatttaaaaaacactcaCCTGCCTTTCCCATGATCCCTCACGGTCACGCAATGTAGacgacaagaagaagaagaaggcgaTTCACAATGGCGGTTTGgagatgtatgatatgtttcGTCTTTGTTGCTTTAACTCTGAAGGTCCTCCTTAGCCACATAAATGCAGTTCATGGTCGAAGTCAGGATTTTTGGGTTTATTGTGGAATAGATGGATGTGAACAGGATTTCAGAGTTTTTAACTCGTTCTTTCGCCACATTAAACGGACGCACCCTCTGTATTTGACAAATGGATGCCCATCAAGAGGATGGAGGACGACATCTACATCACGCTCTTTAGGCTCGGAAGTTTTTGGTGTTTCGGTCTTTGCCAACTGTACCACTCCTGCAACAACCAGCACTGTGGAAATATTGACTGGTGCATCTTTGCCTGAAACGCAGCAGCCTCAGCTTACTGGCAGTCCTGTCACCGTAAG belongs to Clarias gariepinus isolate MV-2021 ecotype Netherlands chromosome 2, CGAR_prim_01v2, whole genome shotgun sequence and includes:
- the LOC128543517 gene encoding uncharacterized protein LOC128543517 isoform X1 is translated as MMKMPDPPEYVVYTDSELDMVRSQYFALLRNGKEKDCKMSKELCCRLIRNTVTSMVAILRASPMGKEVNYPSKLEMRAMSQKIVEYYPMLRDADAYMPYLTIYTKLYKRLQNMRSPRKRQGSMPQRGRAKKTLFSSDDTDIGTDGDLSGETSDCTIILESNDDISEDNSSAEKSPLLQLPPSVSTKPSSTTLSSLTSSKSARCSTPRTVTAPPSPTAPPEDVVDHDSLKMQARHYKTLSNMYKKSNAKPNQSDVAQILDLEFEARRAFINSDVTREEDRPTKVFEAYPCFKDIQNVMGELCRIVGGSNRKFIEEMKGRWAEFCSKVQFYGIWKKILKPPLPLDVHGGKLPFHASNPYINHVQPISLSAIYLSIVEFTIALFDALPSLFPSQTTPPKRLGNASEALLHILKPGEDAMLYLQKRPLSSPVLLFDGTSTIVAVGNVPVSTLPLEEFWEGMLVLMAYYYTLHLTYPKCVATLLSVIQTEVICDTIHNQDATSTYKRAIAEWKSFFGK
- the LOC128543517 gene encoding uncharacterized protein LOC128543517 isoform X2 encodes the protein MMKMPDPPEYVVYTDSELDMVRSQYFALLRNGKEKDCKMSKELCCRLIRNTVTSMVAILRASPMGKEVNYPSKLEMRAMSQKIVEYYPMLRDADAYMPYLTIYTKLYKRLQNMRSPRKRQGSMPQRGRAKKTLFSSDDTDIGTDGDLSGETSDCTIILESNDDISEDNSSAEKSPLLQLPPSVSTKPSSTTLSSLTSSKSARCSTPRTVTAPPSPTAPPEDVVDHDSLKMQARHYKTLSNMYKKSNAKPNQSDVAQILDLEFEARRAFINSDVTREEDRPTKVFEAYPCFKDIQNVMGELCRIVGGSNRKFIEEMKGRWAEFCSKVQFYGIWKKILKPPLPLDVHGVEFTIALFDALPSLFPSQTTPPKRLGNASEALLHILKPGEDAMLYLQKRPLSSPVLLFDGTSTIVAVGNVPVSTLPLEEFWEGMLVLMAYYYTLHLTYPKCVATLLSVIQTEVICDTIHNQDATSTYKRAIAEWKSFFGK